A portion of the Bombina bombina isolate aBomBom1 chromosome 11, aBomBom1.pri, whole genome shotgun sequence genome contains these proteins:
- the LOC128642165 gene encoding taste receptor type 2 member 41-like: protein MRITGKHISKTDKMFTSAETVAFIIIAAIVSVSGIIFNSFIGFVIFGEHKGFLRMSANNQIKFTICGTNVFMQCLMPFYIFVFSFTDSSVLPRLFVSVLGFSNIVTIGFSCWLTVWLCILYCVTVVNFKHKFFTHLKMRFPALVPKLLLVTALGSICLSAPSIWCLNIQQNMTGNLTLEQKINTQADYCKSVGYHIFFNTIGCMLPLTISVIALAVIVASLVGYVWRTKLKSSNLSDAQLQPHYKACKTIVLLIIIFTIVSAVQILPLSSSYDSSTWKSMLVDYLCLFYPTEMAVILILGSSELKQAFVRRVTCIKQ, encoded by the coding sequence ATGCGTATAACAGGGAAACACATAAGCAAGACAGACAAGATGTTCACTTCAGCAGAGACGGTTGCCTTTATAATAATTGCAGCAATAGTATCTGTTTCTGGAATTATCTTTAACTCGTTCATTGGGTTTGTGATCTTTGGTGAGCACAAAGGATTCCTACGTATGAGTGCCAACAACCAAATCAAGTTCACTATATGCGGGACCAATGTTTTTATGCAGTGCCTGATgccattttatatttttgttttttcatttacaGATAGCTCAGTATTGCCTAGGCTCTTTGTGTCAGTTTTAGGATTTTCTAATATTGTTACTATTGGCTTCAGTTGTTGGCTCACTGTCTGGCTCTGCATCTTGTACTGTGTGACAGTTGTTAACTTCAAACACAAATTCTTCACACATCTGAAGATGAGATTTCCAGCTCTTGTACCCAAGCTCCTGCTGGTCACAGCCCTGGGATCTATATGTCTAAGTGCCCCTTCCATTTGGTGCCTGAACATTCAGCAGAATATGACTGGGAACCTTACTCTTGAACAAAAGATAAATACTCAAGCAGATTACTGTAAATCTGTAGGCTACCACATATTTTTTAACACAATTGGATGCATGCTGCCTCTGACTATAAGTGTGATCGCTTTAGCTGTAATTGTGGCTTCCCTAGTAGGATACGTCTGGAGGACAAAACTCAAATCATCAAACCTGAGTGATGCTCAGCTCCAACCTCATTACAAAGCCTGTAAGACCATTGTGCTACTTATAATTATTTTTACTATTGTATCTGCAGTTCAGATCCTACCTTTATCTTCATCCTATGATAGTTCTACATGGAAATCCATGCTTGTAGATTATCTGTGTCTATTTTACCCAACAGAAATGGCTGTTATTCTGATTTTGGGAAGTTCCGAACTTAAACAAGCTTTTGTTAGAAGAGTGACATGTATTAAACAATGA